The Chanodichthys erythropterus isolate Z2021 chromosome 12, ASM2448905v1, whole genome shotgun sequence genome contains a region encoding:
- the LOC137031519 gene encoding B-cell receptor CD22-like codes for MAPPLLIFLIMIHGVCSQKENVIYSPSHICALKDSSVIMNCTYTYPTGHQITKVFWTKGPVKGVEPPDLSEDPEYSQRLQYLGDKQQNCTIRLSHVTLKDSHEYYFRFITDKPDVKWTGIPGVTLNVTDLQVESPERVTEGDSVRLTCKSSCTLTDRATFIWYRNSQPLTERRDRNNELLLQSVRREDAGRYSCAVHGHNHISPAVQLNVTYSPRNVSVLITGSGEIVSGDSVTLICSSDSNPPALNFSWFKGGTFVGSGRIYSISKISSDDSGEYKCRSINEHGEKYSDAVTLNIMYPPRNVSVSIIRSCQIWAGGSVTLICSSDSNPPALNFSWFKENESSAVGSGQSFSALQSGRFYCQAHNQHGSQRSDAVTVTVKGHLVILYISIGVVCGAAVIFMMLVWRIRRMKKRNDTHESQMVDSRPPHDRHKACDVELSDPVYENVTADQLDDCKSELDSSVYENLPHNNKRL; via the exons ATGGCTCCTCCTCTTCTGATCTTTCTGATCATGATTCATG GAGTCTGTAGTCAGAAGGAGAATGTGATCTACAGTCCTTCACACATCTGTGCACTAAAGGACTCATCAgtgataatgaactgcacttatacatacCCTACTGGACATCAGATCACGAAAGTGTTCTGGACCAAAGGCCCTGTAAAGGGCGTAGAGCCTCCAGATCTGTCTGAGGACCCTGAATACAGTCAGAGGCTTCAATATCTGGGAGATAAACAGCAGAACTGCACCATCAGACtgagtcatgtgacactgaaggattCACACGAGTACTATTTCAGATTCATCACTGATAAACCTGATGTGAAATGGACTGGCATTCCAGGAGTGACTCTTAATGTCACAG atctTCAGGTGGAGTCTCCTGAGAGAGTGacagagggagattcagtccgtCTGACATGTAAAAGCAGCTGCACTCTGACTGACAGAGCAACATTCATCTGGTACAGAAACTCACAGCCATTAACTGAGAGAAGAGACAGAAACAATGAACTCCTGCTGCAGTCAGTCAGAAGAGAGGATGCAGGCAGATATAGCTGTGCTGTACACGGACACAATCACATCTCTCCTGCTGTTCAGCTCAATGTCACAT ATTCACCCAGGAACGTCTCAGTGTTGATAACTGGATCTGGTGAAATAGtgtcaggagattcagtgactctgatctgcagcagtgattcaaaccctcctgctCTGAACTTCAGCTGGTTTAAAGGAGGAACGTTTGTAGGATCTGGAAGAATCTACAGCATCTCAAAGATCAGCTCTGATGACAGTGGAGAATACAAGTGCAGATCCATCAATGAACATGGAGAGAAATACTCTGATGCTGTGACTTTAAACATCATGT aCCCTCCCAGGAATGTCTCAGTCTCCATCATTCGGTCTTGTCAGATTTGGGCGGGAGGttcagtgactctgatctgcagcagtgattcaaaccctcctgctCTGAACTTCAGCTGGTTTAAGGAGAATGAAAGCTCAGCTGTTGGAtctggacagagtttcagtgcACTACAGAGTGGACGCTTCTACTGTCAGGCTCACAATCAACATGGATCTCAGAGATCAGACGCTGTAACTGTGACTGTTAAAG GACATCTGGTGATATTATACATATCCATTGGAGTGGTTTGTGGAGCTGCAGTGATCTTCATGATGCTGGTTTG GAGAATCAGAAGGATGAAAAAGAGAAATGACACACATGAGTCTCAG ATGGTCGATTCCAGACCTCCTCATGACAGACACAAAGCTTGTGATGTTGAATTGAGTGATCCTGTGTATGAGAATGTAACG GCTGATCAACTTGATGATTGTAAATCCGAACTGGACTCGTCTGTGTATGAAAATCTTCCA CATAACAACAAGAGGCTGTAA